The following proteins are co-located in the Trichormus variabilis 0441 genome:
- a CDS encoding CHAT domain-containing protein, giving the protein MNEQRLQAYYQLIQTLLDCPSGEEPEILAANTELLDADFVQVVGLAAEHFAQQGEENRANWLRNLATYLTTPETPPITEADIETYSPFILEVLRATAESNGNPEVIYLLLAANTDKLNRIFAELLRRWATNTLAEAEPDTATSIANVIGNFSNLIQQFPLGSKANNMEIAITGYEIIQTIYTRPAYPEKWATTQNNLATAYSDRILGNRGENLEEAIAAYSAALEVYTRTDFPVDWAGTQNNLAIAYRNRILGNRGENLEKAIAAYSAALEVYTRTDFPEKWATIQNNLATAYLYRILGNRGENLEKAIAVYSAALEVYTRTDFPEKWAMTQNNLAIAYSDRILGNRGENLEQAIAAYSAALEVYTRTDFPQKWAMTQNNLGNAYRNRILGNRGENLEQAIAAYSAALEVYTRTDFPQNHAETLFNLGILYQEEKQFNLAYDTFAQAIATVEALRGEINAGDNLGEEGKRKQAEEWNKLYRRMIEVCLALGKDTEAIEYIERSKTRYLVELLSKADSINQKNLPDIDSKIRFAEIQNLLDDETVIIQWYIFTDCFRAFIITKNHQPIIWQSASENLDNLEEWTDNYLQIYGEDKQKWRYQLNEQLTKLTQILHLNEIISLISSQYKKLIVIPHRYLHLFPLHAVPLANKHSSQPEYLFDRFPHGVSYAPSNQLLRFTQRRLQKLANLELNPFSNLFAIQNPTNDLAFTDIEVETIAADFQPQQILKHHQATKAALTATPTNETLSNSQWLHFSCHGYFNFRSPLKSGLQLADAVTSNIPSTINSSRYLRIDNETAIDLDKCLTLEDIFQLNLNNCRLVCLSACETGFIDYTNSSDEYIGLASGFIRAGATNMISSLWAVSDFHTALLMIKFYENLPLYQYNVSLALNHTQTWLRRATQSQIIDWVQSKTNMQNTQQQKIIGFLQQYKPEQQPFKRPEFWAAFSAISPV; this is encoded by the coding sequence ATGAACGAACAGCGTTTACAGGCTTATTATCAGCTAATTCAAACCCTGCTAGATTGCCCTAGTGGGGAAGAACCAGAGATATTAGCAGCGAATACAGAATTGCTAGATGCTGACTTTGTGCAGGTGGTAGGATTAGCAGCAGAGCATTTTGCCCAGCAGGGAGAAGAAAATAGAGCCAATTGGTTGAGAAACTTAGCAACATATCTCACCACCCCAGAAACGCCCCCCATCACCGAAGCAGATATAGAGACTTACTCGCCATTTATCTTAGAAGTATTGCGAGCAACAGCAGAAAGTAACGGCAATCCTGAAGTAATTTACCTGTTGCTGGCAGCTAATACCGATAAACTAAATCGTATCTTTGCAGAATTACTGCGCCGTTGGGCAACAAATACCTTAGCAGAAGCAGAACCAGATACAGCAACATCCATCGCTAATGTGATTGGTAACTTTAGTAATCTGATTCAGCAATTTCCCTTGGGTAGCAAAGCCAACAACATGGAAATTGCCATTACTGGCTACGAAATCATCCAAACTATTTACACTCGCCCAGCCTATCCTGAAAAATGGGCAACGACGCAAAATAATCTGGCGACTGCTTACTCTGACAGAATATTAGGAAACAGAGGGGAGAATCTGGAGGAGGCGATCGCTGCTTATTCTGCGGCTCTGGAAGTTTATACCCGCACTGATTTTCCTGTAGATTGGGCTGGAACGCAAAATAATCTGGCGATTGCTTACCGTAACAGAATATTAGGAAACAGAGGGGAGAATCTGGAGAAGGCGATCGCTGCTTATTCTGCGGCTCTGGAAGTTTATACCCGCACTGATTTTCCTGAAAAATGGGCAACTATACAAAATAATCTGGCGACTGCTTACTTATACAGAATATTAGGAAACAGAGGGGAGAATCTGGAGAAGGCCATCGCTGTTTATTCTGCGGCTCTGGAAGTTTATACCCGCACTGATTTTCCTGAAAAATGGGCAATGACGCAAAATAATCTGGCGATTGCTTACTCTGACAGAATATTAGGAAACAGAGGGGAGAATCTGGAGCAGGCGATCGCTGCTTATTCTGCGGCTCTGGAAGTTTATACCCGCACTGATTTTCCTCAAAAATGGGCAATGACGCAAAATAATCTGGGGAATGCTTACCGTAACAGAATATTAGGAAACAGAGGGGAGAATCTGGAGCAGGCGATCGCTGCTTATTCTGCGGCTCTGGAAGTTTATACCCGCACTGATTTTCCTCAAAATCATGCAGAAACTTTGTTTAATCTCGGCATACTATACCAAGAAGAGAAACAATTTAACTTAGCTTACGATACCTTTGCCCAAGCAATAGCAACCGTCGAAGCTTTACGGGGTGAAATTAATGCAGGTGATAATTTAGGTGAAGAAGGCAAGCGCAAACAAGCAGAAGAATGGAATAAACTTTATAGACGCATGATAGAAGTTTGCCTAGCATTGGGCAAAGACACTGAAGCGATAGAATATATTGAACGCAGCAAAACCCGCTATTTAGTAGAACTATTAAGCAAAGCAGACTCAATCAATCAAAAAAATCTCCCTGATATAGACAGCAAAATCCGTTTTGCAGAAATTCAAAATCTTTTAGACGATGAAACAGTTATTATCCAATGGTATATATTTACTGATTGTTTTCGTGCCTTCATCATCACTAAAAACCATCAACCAATCATTTGGCAATCAGCCTCAGAAAATTTAGATAATTTAGAAGAATGGACTGATAATTATCTGCAAATCTACGGTGAAGATAAACAAAAATGGCGATATCAGCTAAACGAGCAACTAACCAAACTCACTCAAATCCTTCACCTCAATGAGATAATTTCTCTCATCTCCTCCCAATACAAAAAACTGATTGTCATTCCCCATCGTTATTTACATTTATTCCCACTCCATGCTGTACCCCTAGCTAATAAACACTCATCACAACCAGAATATTTATTTGATAGATTTCCTCATGGCGTAAGTTATGCACCAAGTAATCAACTTTTACGATTTACTCAACGGCGATTGCAAAAATTAGCCAACTTAGAATTAAATCCCTTCAGTAATTTATTTGCCATTCAAAACCCCACTAACGATTTAGCCTTCACCGATATTGAAGTGGAAACCATAGCCGCAGATTTTCAACCCCAACAAATCCTCAAACATCACCAAGCCACCAAAGCCGCATTAACAGCAACACCAACTAATGAAACCCTCAGCAATTCCCAATGGCTGCATTTCTCTTGTCACGGTTACTTTAACTTCCGTTCCCCCTTAAAATCTGGTTTACAGTTAGCCGATGCAGTAACCTCTAACATTCCCAGCACCATCAACTCATCACGCTACCTGAGAATTGACAACGAAACAGCAATAGATTTAGATAAATGCCTCACCCTAGAAGATATCTTTCAATTAAACTTAAATAACTGTCGCCTCGTCTGTCTGTCCGCTTGCGAAACTGGTTTTATTGACTATACAAATAGCAGCGATGAATATATAGGCTTGGCAAGTGGTTTTATTCGTGCTGGTGCAACTAACATGATTAGTAGTTTATGGGCAGTTAGCGACTTTCACACAGCTTTATTAATGATTAAATTTTATGAAAACTTACCACTTTATCAATATAATGTGTCCTTAGCCTTGAACCATACCCAAACATGGTTACGCCGAGCAACGCAATCACAAATTATAGACTGGGTGCAAAGTAAAACCAATATGCAAAACACACAACAGCAAAAAATCATTGGCTTTTTACAACAATATAAACCTGAACAACAACCATTTAAAAGACCAGAATTTTGGGCTGCTTTTTCTGCTATTTCTCCAGTTTAG
- a CDS encoding thioredoxin domain-containing protein, with amino-acid sequence MTNRLAQTKSLYLRKHAENPIDWWPWCDEALATAKSQDKPIFLSIGYSSCHWCTVMEGEAFSDQAIAEYMNANFLPIKVDREERPDIDSIYMQALQMMSGQGGWPLNVFLSPEDLVPFYAGTYFPLEPKYNRPGFLQVLEALRRYYDTEKEDLRQRKALIVESLLTSAVLKGEATQEAEESELLRSGWETNTGVITRNEYGNSFPMIPYAELALRGTRFNFASRYEGEQISTQRGLDLALGGIYDHVAGGFHRYTVDPTWTVPHFEKMLYDNGQIVEYLANLWSAGVQEPSFARAVTGTVAWLQREMTAPAGYFYAAQDADSFTTPTDTEPEEGAFYVWSYAELEQLLTPTELTELQQQFTVSPQGNFEGKNVLQRRHQWELSATIETALGKLFVARYGSAADTLETFPPAQDNQEAKTTHWPGRIPSVTDTKMIVAWNSLMISGLARAAAVFQQPLAGELAAKAANFILENQFVDGRFYRLNYRGEAAVLAQSEDYALFIKALLDLHAATPENRFWLEKAIALQQQFDEFLWSIELGGYFNTASDASQDLIIRERSYMDNATPSANGVAIANLVRLSLLTDDLHYLDLAEAGLKAFKTVMSSAPQACPSLFTALDWYRNSTLIRSTIEQINSLTPQYLPTVAFSVVSSLPDNSVGLVCQGLKCLPSANSVEQLLQQVQQSQNRG; translated from the coding sequence ATGACTAATCGCCTTGCCCAAACCAAGAGTCTCTACCTCCGCAAACACGCCGAAAACCCGATTGATTGGTGGCCTTGGTGTGACGAAGCTCTTGCTACTGCTAAATCACAAGATAAACCAATTTTTTTGTCGATTGGTTACTCCAGTTGTCACTGGTGTACTGTGATGGAAGGTGAGGCTTTTTCTGACCAAGCTATAGCCGAATATATGAATGCTAATTTTTTGCCTATCAAAGTAGATAGGGAAGAAAGACCAGATATCGACAGCATTTATATGCAGGCTTTGCAGATGATGAGTGGTCAGGGAGGCTGGCCTTTAAATGTCTTTCTTTCACCAGAAGATTTAGTCCCGTTTTACGCTGGTACTTATTTTCCTTTGGAACCAAAGTACAATCGTCCAGGTTTTTTACAAGTACTAGAAGCACTACGCCGCTATTACGATACGGAAAAAGAGGATTTGCGCCAACGGAAAGCCTTGATTGTGGAATCGCTCCTCACCTCTGCGGTATTAAAAGGGGAAGCTACCCAAGAAGCTGAAGAAAGCGAATTATTAAGGAGTGGTTGGGAAACTAACACAGGGGTAATTACTCGCAACGAATACGGTAATAGTTTTCCGATGATTCCTTATGCTGAATTAGCATTGCGGGGAACTCGATTTAATTTTGCGTCTCGATATGAGGGAGAGCAAATTTCGACTCAACGGGGTCTAGATTTGGCTTTAGGTGGGATTTATGACCATGTGGCTGGGGGATTCCACCGTTACACTGTTGACCCTACTTGGACTGTTCCCCACTTTGAAAAGATGCTTTATGACAATGGGCAAATTGTCGAGTATCTAGCAAATTTATGGAGTGCGGGAGTCCAAGAGCCATCTTTTGCAAGGGCTGTGACTGGAACTGTGGCATGGCTGCAAAGGGAAATGACTGCACCGGCAGGTTATTTTTACGCGGCTCAAGATGCTGATAGTTTCACAACTCCCACGGACACAGAACCAGAGGAAGGTGCTTTTTACGTCTGGAGTTATGCTGAGTTAGAACAACTGTTAACACCAACAGAATTAACGGAATTACAACAGCAATTTACAGTCAGTCCTCAGGGTAACTTTGAAGGTAAGAACGTACTGCAACGCCGACACCAATGGGAATTGAGCGCAACTATAGAAACTGCATTAGGAAAATTGTTTGTGGCTCGTTATGGTAGTGCTGCGGATACCCTAGAGACTTTTCCACCAGCACAGGACAACCAGGAAGCAAAAACTACTCACTGGCCAGGACGTATCCCTTCGGTGACGGATACTAAGATGATTGTGGCTTGGAATAGTTTGATGATTTCTGGTTTGGCTAGGGCTGCTGCGGTATTTCAGCAACCTTTGGCTGGGGAACTAGCAGCTAAGGCGGCGAACTTTATTTTAGAAAATCAATTTGTTGATGGGCGGTTCTACAGACTCAACTATCGAGGGGAAGCGGCTGTGTTGGCTCAGTCGGAAGATTATGCTTTATTTATTAAAGCGCTGCTAGATTTACACGCAGCCACACCTGAAAATAGATTTTGGTTAGAAAAAGCGATCGCACTACAACAACAATTCGATGAGTTTCTCTGGAGTATAGAGCTTGGTGGTTACTTTAATACAGCGAGTGATGCTAGTCAAGATTTGATTATACGAGAACGTAGCTATATGGATAATGCTACACCCTCAGCTAACGGTGTGGCGATCGCTAATCTCGTGCGTCTGTCATTACTCACCGATGATTTACACTATCTCGATTTAGCTGAGGCTGGGTTAAAAGCTTTTAAAACTGTCATGTCTAGCGCACCGCAAGCTTGTCCTAGTTTGTTCACGGCTTTAGATTGGTATCGTAACTCTACTTTGATTCGTAGCACAATTGAGCAGATTAATTCTCTAACTCCCCAATACTTACCCACAGTTGCATTCTCTGTAGTATCTAGTTTACCTGACAATAGTGTGGGCTTAGTTTGCCAAGGCTTGAAGTGTTTACCATCGGCTAATAGTGTGGAACAGTTATTACAGCAAGTGCAGCAAAGTCAAAATAGGGGATAG
- the clpP gene encoding ATP-dependent Clp endopeptidase proteolytic subunit ClpP, with product MTIPIVIEQSGRGERAFDIYSRLLRERIIFLGQQVDSNLANLIVAQLLFLDAEDPEKDIYLYINSPGGSVTAGMGIFDTMKHIRPDVCTICTGLAASMGAFLLSAGTKGKRMSLPHSRIMIHQPLGGAQGQATDIEIQAREILYHKRRLNDYLAEHTGQPIERIAEDTERDFFMSPDEARDYGLIDQVIDRHAAGSRPVAMVNQ from the coding sequence ATGACTATTCCTATCGTTATTGAACAATCGGGTCGAGGCGAACGCGCTTTTGATATTTACTCACGGCTATTACGTGAGCGGATTATCTTTTTGGGTCAACAAGTTGACAGCAACTTGGCTAACTTAATCGTTGCTCAGTTACTGTTTCTGGACGCAGAAGACCCAGAAAAAGATATTTACTTGTATATAAATTCTCCTGGTGGTTCTGTAACTGCTGGTATGGGAATTTTTGACACTATGAAGCACATCCGCCCTGATGTCTGTACCATCTGTACAGGATTAGCGGCAAGTATGGGTGCTTTTCTCCTGAGTGCTGGGACTAAAGGTAAGCGGATGAGTCTACCCCACTCGCGGATTATGATTCACCAACCTCTAGGGGGCGCTCAAGGTCAAGCAACTGATATTGAAATTCAGGCGCGGGAAATTCTCTACCACAAGCGGCGGTTAAATGATTACTTAGCCGAACACACTGGTCAACCCATTGAGCGCATTGCTGAAGATACCGAACGTGACTTTTTCATGTCGCCCGATGAAGCCAGAGATTACGGCTTAATTGACCAAGTAATTGACCGTCACGCTGCTGGTAGTCGTCCAGTGGCGATGGTTAATCAGTAA
- a CDS encoding ribonuclease R family protein: MEFSIATLLANFTDDKLVARKVLEKKLGCEDEDSLEKLHIALEVLERIGVLAKERGKYRRISEEGMIEAKLRCSSKGFCFAIQDVEGAEDIYIRESHLSNAWNGDRVLVRVLKEGSRRRSPEGEVKLILERSNHTLLARIKQVEGGFRAVPLDDRLLFELKIQANKLKLEEAIDHLAHVEVLRYPLAQYPPVGRVVQILGSDAEAAADIDLVTCKHDLSRNFPESILDAAAKLPKRLLKADLKNKLDLRNLFTFTITGINSDTKVIENAISLEKTIAGNWQLGFHIADVSHYVQPDEPLDREAIKRGRSVYLGELVLSMLPDTVADRASLVTGSDRLALSFLITISSQSGEVLEWEIQPSVINVDSNISKQQAEAILQGAATKKDSPQVIERLQNLTTIGQAIKESRLARGSLQLNLPSNHNPYYDEGSLGAVLVNDSPVRSLLMELVLLVNELIATHLSALGVPAIWRTQGTPDSEDVQEMLKLAINLGVELALEPDVDIEPLDYQQLTKAFAESPSEQVLTYLLQDTLKPAVYSTTKATHFGLALPQYTHFTAPLRRYPDLLMQRVYYQLLEHGRDRRNTRVKERVNLRHSSSHSEINWNVLAPELQQEMQSDLTRVIIQINDREKEVQEAEADLAGLQKAQLMKQRIGQVFQGVITGVQSYGFFVEIEVPAAEAATNPGVPLRVEGLVHVSSLKDDWYEYRARQQALFGRKNRASYRLGDRVSVQVKSVDYYRQQIDLVTVGSDGLVKNLGVGNVNGDISDIYLPNDLESDDLDSYADEE; the protein is encoded by the coding sequence ATGGAATTTTCAATCGCTACACTCCTTGCCAATTTCACCGATGATAAATTGGTGGCTCGCAAAGTTTTGGAAAAGAAACTGGGATGCGAGGACGAAGACAGTTTAGAAAAGCTCCACATCGCCCTGGAAGTGTTGGAGAGAATTGGGGTTTTGGCAAAAGAACGCGGGAAGTATCGCCGTATTTCCGAGGAAGGAATGATCGAAGCAAAGCTACGTTGTTCTAGTAAGGGCTTTTGCTTTGCCATTCAAGATGTGGAAGGGGCTGAGGATATTTATATTCGTGAAAGTCATCTGAGTAATGCTTGGAATGGCGATCGCGTATTGGTACGTGTTCTCAAGGAAGGCAGTCGTCGCCGTTCTCCTGAAGGAGAAGTTAAGCTGATTTTGGAACGTTCCAATCACACTTTACTGGCACGGATTAAGCAAGTAGAAGGCGGTTTTCGTGCTGTCCCTCTAGATGATCGGCTGCTGTTTGAGTTGAAAATTCAAGCCAACAAACTCAAACTAGAAGAGGCCATTGATCACCTCGCTCACGTCGAAGTACTGCGTTATCCTCTAGCCCAGTATCCGCCAGTGGGTCGTGTAGTCCAAATTTTGGGCAGCGATGCGGAAGCGGCGGCGGATATAGATTTAGTTACCTGTAAACATGATTTATCACGTAATTTCCCTGAGTCAATATTAGATGCAGCCGCTAAGTTACCCAAAAGGCTACTTAAAGCAGACCTAAAAAATAAACTAGATTTACGCAATCTATTTACCTTTACTATTACTGGCATCAATAGCGACACGAAGGTAATAGAAAATGCCATTAGTTTAGAGAAAACAATAGCTGGCAATTGGCAATTAGGTTTTCATATTGCTGATGTATCTCACTACGTCCAACCAGATGAACCTTTAGACAGGGAAGCAATCAAACGGGGTCGGTCGGTGTATTTGGGAGAATTGGTATTGTCCATGCTACCGGATACTGTAGCCGATCGCGCTTCCCTCGTAACTGGGAGCGATCGCCTAGCACTGTCTTTTTTAATTACGATTTCTTCCCAATCTGGAGAAGTTTTGGAATGGGAAATTCAGCCCAGTGTCATTAACGTAGATAGCAACATCAGTAAACAGCAAGCAGAAGCGATTCTCCAAGGTGCAGCCACGAAAAAAGACTCGCCACAGGTTATAGAACGGCTACAAAACTTAACTACGATCGGGCAAGCCATCAAGGAATCCCGTCTAGCCCGTGGTAGCTTACAGCTAAATCTGCCGTCGAATCACAACCCCTACTATGATGAGGGTAGTTTAGGAGCTGTACTGGTGAATGATTCCCCAGTGCGATCGCTACTGATGGAATTGGTGTTACTAGTTAATGAATTAATCGCTACCCATTTGAGTGCTTTAGGTGTCCCCGCTATCTGGCGCACTCAAGGCACACCAGATTCGGAAGATGTCCAAGAAATGCTGAAACTGGCAATTAATTTAGGGGTAGAACTAGCACTAGAACCAGATGTAGATATTGAACCCTTAGATTATCAACAGTTAACCAAGGCTTTTGCTGAGTCTCCCTCAGAGCAGGTGTTAACTTATCTTTTGCAAGATACCCTCAAGCCTGCGGTGTACAGTACTACCAAAGCCACCCACTTTGGTTTGGCACTACCACAATACACCCACTTCACAGCCCCTCTACGCCGTTATCCAGACTTGCTGATGCAGAGGGTGTATTATCAGTTACTAGAACACGGACGCGATCGCCGTAATACTAGAGTCAAAGAACGGGTTAACCTGCGCCACTCCTCCAGCCACTCCGAGATTAACTGGAATGTGTTAGCCCCAGAGTTGCAGCAGGAAATGCAAAGCGACTTGACCAGGGTGATTATCCAAATCAACGACAGGGAAAAAGAAGTCCAAGAAGCTGAAGCCGATTTAGCTGGACTGCAAAAAGCCCAACTGATGAAACAGCGTATTGGTCAAGTATTCCAAGGCGTAATTACTGGCGTACAATCCTACGGTTTCTTTGTAGAAATCGAAGTCCCAGCCGCCGAAGCTGCAACCAATCCGGGTGTACCTTTGCGCGTGGAAGGGTTAGTACACGTCAGTTCTCTCAAGGATGACTGGTATGAATACCGCGCCAGACAACAGGCACTCTTTGGCAGAAAAAATCGTGCTTCTTATAGATTAGGCGATCGGGTTTCCGTACAAGTCAAGAGTGTCGATTACTATCGCCAGCAAATCGATTTAGTCACTGTTGGTAGTGATGGTTTAGTTAAAAATTTAGGTGTCGGTAATGTCAATGGTGATATTTCCGATATTTACTTACCAAACGACCTGGAATCTGATGATTTAGACTCTTATGCAGATGAAGAATAA
- a CDS encoding flavin prenyltransferase UbiX: protein MSQHNKPLIIGVSGASGLIYAVRALKYLLTADYEIELVASKSTYMVWQAEQETRMPSEPKQQEQFWREQAGVALSGKLRCHPWSDVGANIASGSFRTSGMIVIPCSMSTVAKLAGGLSSDLLERAADVHLKEGRKLVIVPRETPFSLIHLRNLTTLAETGVRIVPAIPAWYHNPQTIEDLVDFVVARTLDQLDIDCVPLKRWEGGKV, encoded by the coding sequence GTGTCACAACATAACAAACCTCTGATTATCGGCGTATCAGGAGCATCTGGACTGATTTACGCCGTCCGCGCCCTTAAATATCTGCTCACCGCCGACTATGAAATTGAATTAGTTGCCTCTAAATCAACTTACATGGTTTGGCAAGCAGAACAGGAAACTCGGATGCCATCAGAACCAAAACAACAAGAGCAATTCTGGCGAGAACAAGCCGGGGTTGCTCTCTCTGGCAAACTGCGTTGCCATCCTTGGAGCGATGTAGGAGCCAATATCGCCAGTGGTTCCTTCCGCACCTCAGGCATGATTGTGATTCCTTGTAGTATGAGTACAGTAGCCAAGCTAGCGGGTGGTTTGAGTTCTGACTTACTAGAACGGGCGGCTGATGTGCATCTCAAAGAAGGACGTAAATTAGTTATCGTTCCCAGAGAAACCCCTTTTAGCTTGATTCACCTACGCAACTTAACCACCTTAGCTGAAACTGGAGTCCGCATTGTCCCCGCCATCCCTGCTTGGTATCACAACCCACAAACCATTGAGGACTTAGTTGATTTTGTTGTTGCTCGTACTCTAGACCAACTTGATATCGATTGCGTACCTCTAAAACGATGGGAGGGAGGTAAAGTGTAA
- a CDS encoding shikimate kinase, whose amino-acid sequence MSSLLQGVNLYLIGMMGAGKTTVGHLLAQELGYGFLDTDNVIAQAAKKSINEIFAEAGEAGFRQIESDVLAQVCSYTKLTVATGGGIVLRRENWSYLHHGLIVWLDVSVDILYARLAADTTRPLLQDDDPKGKLRSLLEQRTPLYSQADLRICVNAEETPEQIANKIMQVIPSVLKQTTAN is encoded by the coding sequence ATGAGTAGTTTATTGCAGGGAGTTAACCTATACTTAATCGGTATGATGGGCGCTGGTAAGACTACAGTAGGACATTTACTCGCCCAGGAATTGGGTTATGGCTTTTTAGATACTGATAATGTTATTGCCCAAGCTGCTAAAAAATCTATCAACGAGATATTTGCCGAAGCAGGGGAAGCGGGATTTCGCCAGATAGAAAGCGATGTGCTAGCGCAGGTTTGTTCCTATACTAAGTTGACTGTAGCGACAGGTGGGGGTATTGTGTTGCGACGAGAAAACTGGAGTTACCTACACCACGGTTTAATTGTGTGGCTAGATGTCTCAGTAGATATACTCTATGCACGTTTAGCGGCAGATACAACAAGACCACTTTTACAGGATGATGACCCTAAAGGCAAATTGCGATCGCTTCTAGAACAACGAACACCGCTTTATTCGCAAGCAGATTTACGCATCTGTGTCAATGCAGAAGAAACACCAGAACAAATTGCCAATAAAATTATGCAGGTCATTCCCAGCGTCCTGAAACAAACTACTGCTAATTAG